Proteins encoded by one window of Enterococcus saccharolyticus subsp. saccharolyticus:
- a CDS encoding DUF6054 family protein: MAIYEADVTGTFEEVLAYLSETIEQGSSTCSLEESSECQIGDTKIAIRAYERYSWLGDNRVSLHLTVASNVEQTHVTVITTGGSQGVIFKFNTIGEDNFLQTVVPAIQKIEK; encoded by the coding sequence ATGGCAATATATGAAGCAGATGTAACTGGTACGTTTGAAGAAGTATTAGCTTATCTTAGCGAAACCATTGAACAGGGAAGTAGTACGTGCTCTTTAGAAGAAAGTTCCGAGTGCCAAATTGGAGACACAAAAATTGCTATTCGTGCCTATGAACGTTATAGCTGGCTAGGAGATAATCGAGTGAGTTTGCATTTAACTGTGGCTAGCAATGTTGAACAGACACATGTGACGGTTATTACTACAGGAGGAAGTCAGGGCGTAATCTTTAAATTCAATACGATTGGAGAAGATAACTTCTTACAAACGGTTGTACCAGCAATCCAAAAAATTGAAAAATGA
- a CDS encoding DUF2179 domain-containing protein, which translates to MDFKMLAMIFGINFAYVTLSTIRLLLTMKGYRFIAPVVSMFEIIIYVLGLSLVLDSLDNPINLIVYALGFAIGIGVGIKIEDKMALGYTMVTAILPSTSKEEDTLPSILRGEGYGVTVSYGEGLEGPRMVLEILSPRNKEKQLYQKIKEVESRAFIISYEPKQISGGFWTKKVHRRMKK; encoded by the coding sequence ATGGATTTTAAAATGTTGGCAATGATTTTTGGTATTAACTTCGCCTATGTCACATTAAGCACAATTCGTTTATTATTAACTATGAAGGGCTATCGTTTCATTGCACCCGTCGTGAGTATGTTTGAGATTATTATTTATGTATTAGGTTTATCACTCGTTTTAGATAGTTTAGATAATCCTATTAATTTAATTGTCTATGCTCTCGGTTTTGCTATAGGAATTGGGGTCGGGATTAAAATTGAAGATAAAATGGCTTTAGGTTATACAATGGTCACAGCTATTTTACCAAGTACCTCTAAAGAAGAAGACACATTACCAAGCATTTTACGAGGCGAAGGATACGGGGTAACCGTCAGCTATGGCGAGGGATTAGAAGGCCCCCGTATGGTGTTAGAAATTCTCTCTCCACGCAATAAAGAAAAACAACTCTATCAAAAAATTAAAGAAGTTGAAAGTCGTGCGTTTATTATTAGTTACGAACCAAAGCAAATCTCTGGTGGTTTTTGGACGAAAAAAGTCCATCGTCGCATGAAAAAATAA
- a CDS encoding LapA family protein — protein MKNQWRIIIGLILTLFIVIFAVLNNMAVPINFGFSTLSAPLIIVIIGSAFFGAIIISLVTTGTMWQQRREIKQLRHEIDDLNKNIDVRTEQKKEELEREYNNKLAELEATHTVYPTETDTLPEKTDYTQENQ, from the coding sequence ATGAAAAATCAATGGCGAATTATCATTGGCTTAATTTTAACTTTATTCATTGTTATTTTTGCGGTATTAAATAATATGGCTGTACCCATCAATTTTGGTTTCTCAACATTATCAGCTCCTTTAATCATTGTGATTATCGGTTCTGCATTTTTTGGAGCAATCATTATCTCTCTAGTCACAACAGGTACCATGTGGCAACAACGTCGTGAAATCAAACAATTACGACATGAAATTGATGATTTGAATAAAAACATCGATGTTCGAACAGAGCAGAAAAAAGAAGAATTGGAACGGGAATACAACAACAAATTAGCTGAACTGGAAGCCACGCACACCGTCTATCCAACAGAAACGGACACTCTTCCAGAAAAAACAGATTATACCCAAGAAAATCAATAA
- a CDS encoding DUF4153 domain-containing protein: protein MSFAQKSQARLKNMSLAITRFWFSILFFLATTGTVMFAIETETDLGKEILTLLIAGLLGIAVRLISERLFNRPFQVPLLLYANVLLFSVGYYLYLYYTDFYLYLTGVRSAILVFVICLSIIWIPSIKRDEFAFSRSFMVFFKAIFVAFLFSLVLMLGLFAIVGAYSFLIQAIDYNIYAHIGAFTWFGFFTLYFLSLIPHFPKDYSLADENYLRSASVPKFLEILLSYIVIPIIIAYTLILLLYIVQNITGDFWNNSLLEPLLVSYVVAGWFTLFLIDTLENKTVRVFKKLFPPLLFIVTGLQGASSFIKYQQLGITDGRYFILLFVIFSTLSSLLYLFWHRKMAWIPGLLIILSIISILPYIDAVSIGTYSQTQQLEATLTRNNMLENNKIQPNTKLSKADKRRIVESYNYLQKVDELEKLPYFDTNYLSSRDFAQVFGFERYSLDEVTPNEGRQQPKNVYIDMDQEDSLQLDVSNANLFIPFSVYDGKILQANDTNELTVTYQNQEYQLVWEEDAEKQLRVVLKDQETTLASYDLRFLREIEKLNISNESVTLPPEDLTFSEEFDNVTLTLYVTRLFVEEKRNIDGDFYLLLSFNN from the coding sequence ATGTCTTTTGCACAAAAGAGTCAAGCGCGATTGAAAAATATGTCGCTAGCCATTACACGTTTTTGGTTTTCAATTCTGTTTTTCTTAGCAACAACTGGAACTGTCATGTTTGCGATTGAGACAGAGACTGATTTAGGAAAAGAAATTTTGACTTTATTGATTGCTGGTTTGTTAGGGATTGCCGTCCGCTTAATTAGTGAACGTCTATTTAATCGTCCGTTTCAAGTACCACTGTTACTTTACGCAAATGTTCTGTTATTCTCTGTTGGTTATTATCTCTATTTATATTACACAGATTTCTATCTGTATTTAACAGGTGTTCGAAGTGCTATTCTGGTATTTGTTATCTGTTTAAGTATTATTTGGATTCCGTCAATTAAACGGGATGAATTTGCGTTTTCTCGTAGTTTCATGGTCTTTTTCAAAGCGATATTCGTCGCCTTTCTCTTTTCTCTCGTTTTAATGTTAGGGCTATTTGCAATTGTGGGCGCCTACAGTTTCTTAATTCAAGCCATTGATTACAATATTTATGCCCATATCGGTGCCTTTACGTGGTTTGGTTTCTTTACATTATATTTTCTTTCACTCATTCCACATTTTCCAAAAGACTATTCATTGGCAGATGAGAATTATCTTCGTTCCGCATCAGTACCAAAATTTTTAGAGATTTTACTTTCTTACATTGTCATTCCAATTATCATCGCCTATACTTTGATTTTATTATTGTATATTGTTCAAAACATTACGGGTGATTTTTGGAATAATAGTCTCTTAGAACCTTTATTAGTCAGTTATGTGGTTGCCGGTTGGTTTACTTTATTCTTAATTGATACGTTAGAAAATAAAACAGTACGCGTCTTTAAGAAGTTGTTCCCTCCTTTGTTATTTATCGTAACAGGTCTGCAAGGAGCTTCTTCATTTATCAAATACCAACAGTTAGGGATTACTGATGGTCGATATTTTATTCTATTGTTTGTTATCTTTTCAACATTATCAAGTTTGCTTTATTTATTCTGGCATAGAAAGATGGCCTGGATACCTGGATTATTGATTATCTTGTCAATTATTTCTATCTTGCCTTATATCGATGCTGTTTCAATTGGAACTTATAGCCAAACCCAGCAATTAGAAGCAACCTTGACTCGAAACAATATGCTAGAAAACAATAAAATCCAACCGAATACCAAGCTCTCAAAAGCGGATAAAAGACGAATTGTCGAAAGTTACAATTACCTACAAAAAGTAGACGAGTTAGAAAAATTACCTTATTTTGATACAAACTATCTCAGCAGTCGTGATTTTGCGCAAGTCTTTGGTTTTGAACGTTATTCCTTAGATGAAGTTACGCCAAATGAAGGACGTCAACAGCCGAAAAACGTCTACATTGATATGGATCAAGAAGATAGTTTGCAACTAGATGTTTCCAATGCCAATCTGTTCATTCCATTCTCCGTGTACGATGGTAAAATTCTCCAAGCAAACGATACCAACGAATTAACCGTTACTTATCAAAATCAAGAATATCAATTAGTTTGGGAAGAAGACGCTGAGAAACAATTGAGAGTCGTACTAAAAGATCAAGAAACAACACTTGCTTCTTATGATTTGCGCTTTTTACGTGAAATTGAAAAGTTAAATATTTCCAATGAAAGTGTCACGTTACCACCAGAAGACTTAACATTTAGTGAAGAGTTTGATAACGTCACACTAACCTTATATGTTACACGTCTTTTTGTAGAAGAAAAACGAAATATTGATGGCGATTTCTATCTACTACTTTCATTTAATAACTAA
- a CDS encoding DUF2200 domain-containing protein: METNLERVYKMTFASVYPLYITKVEKKGRTQKELDTIIEWLTGFDTTTLQKLIAEQVTFEEFFKRATLNEHAPLIKGVICGVRIEDIEDPLMKKIRYLDKIVDELAKGKKLEKIMR, encoded by the coding sequence ATGGAAACAAATCTTGAGCGTGTCTATAAAATGACTTTTGCTAGTGTGTATCCACTCTATATCACAAAAGTAGAGAAAAAAGGACGCACACAAAAAGAATTAGATACAATTATCGAATGGTTAACAGGGTTTGATACTACAACCCTTCAAAAATTGATAGCTGAACAAGTGACCTTTGAAGAATTTTTCAAACGTGCCACGCTAAATGAACATGCCCCTTTAATTAAAGGTGTCATTTGTGGTGTTCGTATCGAAGACATTGAAGATCCTTTAATGAAAAAAATTCGTTATTTGGATAAAATTGTGGACGAGTTAGCGAAAGGTAAAAAACTAGAAAAAATTATGCGCTAA
- a CDS encoding GNAT family N-acetyltransferase, whose translation MKVKTARLTMRPFEQDDFADTFAIYQRADVCRYLLHEPWTTENAQAAFTKKIQAQQLTQETSLQIAVCLQETVIGGISVFYTEMRETLEIGYVFHPAYNGKGLATEALRTVITELFQEYTVHRIQAILDKRNQASEKICLRLGMRKEGDFKEDFWNKGEWSDTLVYGILAKEWQNETIRTNK comes from the coding sequence ATGAAAGTAAAAACAGCGCGATTAACGATGCGTCCATTTGAACAAGACGATTTCGCAGATACGTTTGCAATTTATCAACGAGCCGATGTTTGTCGTTATTTATTGCATGAGCCCTGGACGACAGAAAATGCACAAGCAGCCTTTACTAAAAAAATACAAGCACAACAGCTTACACAAGAAACTAGCTTGCAGATAGCTGTTTGTTTGCAAGAGACAGTGATAGGGGGCATTTCCGTTTTTTATACAGAAATGAGAGAAACGTTGGAAATTGGTTATGTTTTTCACCCGGCATACAATGGCAAAGGCTTAGCCACAGAAGCTCTACGCACTGTTATCACGGAACTATTTCAAGAATATACAGTTCATCGCATTCAAGCGATATTAGACAAGCGCAATCAAGCCTCCGAAAAAATTTGTTTACGTCTGGGGATGCGTAAAGAAGGCGATTTTAAAGAAGATTTTTGGAATAAGGGTGAATGGTCAGATACGCTGGTTTATGGTATTTTGGCAAAAGAATGGCAAAATGAAACAATCCGAACGAATAAGTGA
- the recJ gene encoding single-stranded-DNA-specific exonuclease RecJ: MKQASFQWQLPLEEGLPETFIQVLDEKKIPRSLGQLFWNRGLQTAESLEVFLNPSLEQLHDPFLFFEMEKAVERIQQAIINEERILVYGDYDADGITSTTIMKETLENLGADVAFYLPNRFKDGYGPNQAVYEEKIAEGIQLIVTVDNGVSGHEAIAYANTQGVDVIVTDHHELPDVLPDAYAIIHPRHPEGAYPFGELAGVGVAFKVACALLEEIPTEFLDLVTIGTIADMVSLTDENRTLVSFGLQSIKQTERIGLEKLLEVSGVSADKLDETSIGFSIGPRLNAIGRLEDPNPAVTLMTTFDDEEAEELAGRLDRINTRRKDLVEVITEEAMAMIHPEDRIHLIAGDNWHEGVLGIVAGKILRATGKPTIVLTKKENGLAKGSGRSVESVNLYEMLNGMRQLMTSFGGHHAAVGLSLEIENLSILQEQMNHYMDDHQLTGGMHLTIDSKLAVEDVSVAFIESLKLLAPFGMDNPLPNFLFEKVAVSNSRTIGANNQHLKFTLTDTVSQLDGVGFGFGAQAQEFHSDELNVVGQLSINEWNGKRIPQLMLEDYQINTLQVFDYRAKKYQQALHFTEPTLFVSFSDKAAQQWEAKLNQKVTIVSDNAPFDGDAHTAIEQVVFLDCPLELAIMKEIVQSLQASRVYILCQAEDDAYLDGIGSREQYAKLFKFIASQDKVDVRYKLSIVADYLKIPQKLLIFMIQVFSELGFVTITDGVMRKVDNPVNHPLTESRVYQERAKKIKIEEFLLLSDLATLKDWLSV, encoded by the coding sequence GTGAAACAAGCAAGTTTTCAATGGCAATTGCCTTTAGAAGAAGGATTGCCTGAAACATTTATCCAAGTATTAGATGAAAAGAAAATTCCACGTTCATTGGGACAACTTTTTTGGAATCGTGGTTTGCAGACGGCTGAATCCTTAGAGGTATTTTTAAATCCTTCATTAGAACAATTGCACGATCCGTTTCTTTTTTTCGAAATGGAAAAAGCTGTGGAACGTATTCAACAAGCAATTATTAATGAAGAACGAATTTTAGTATACGGTGATTACGATGCGGATGGCATTACTAGTACTACAATTATGAAAGAAACGTTGGAAAACTTAGGTGCGGATGTAGCCTTTTATTTGCCGAATCGTTTTAAAGATGGCTATGGCCCCAATCAAGCGGTTTATGAAGAGAAAATTGCAGAAGGTATTCAATTAATTGTTACTGTCGATAATGGTGTTTCTGGTCATGAGGCGATTGCTTATGCGAATACTCAGGGTGTAGATGTTATCGTAACCGATCATCATGAATTACCAGATGTATTACCTGATGCATATGCAATTATTCATCCTCGTCACCCAGAAGGAGCTTATCCCTTTGGCGAGTTAGCAGGTGTGGGTGTGGCATTTAAAGTAGCTTGTGCGTTGCTAGAAGAAATCCCAACTGAATTTTTAGATTTGGTAACGATTGGAACCATTGCCGATATGGTGTCTTTGACTGATGAAAATCGTACATTGGTTTCATTTGGTTTACAATCAATCAAACAAACGGAGCGAATTGGTTTAGAGAAATTGTTAGAAGTTAGTGGAGTTTCTGCGGATAAATTAGATGAAACGAGTATTGGTTTTTCTATTGGTCCACGATTAAATGCGATTGGTCGTTTAGAAGACCCTAATCCTGCTGTTACGCTAATGACGACATTTGATGATGAAGAAGCCGAAGAATTAGCTGGACGCTTAGATCGCATTAATACACGGCGTAAAGATTTAGTGGAAGTCATTACTGAAGAAGCGATGGCGATGATTCATCCAGAAGATCGCATACATTTGATTGCTGGTGACAATTGGCATGAAGGGGTCTTAGGGATTGTAGCTGGTAAGATTCTACGTGCAACTGGTAAGCCAACGATTGTCTTAACCAAAAAGGAAAATGGGTTAGCTAAAGGCTCTGGGCGAAGTGTCGAGTCTGTTAATTTATATGAAATGCTCAATGGGATGCGTCAGTTGATGACTAGTTTTGGTGGTCATCATGCAGCAGTGGGTTTAAGTTTAGAGATTGAAAATCTTTCCATTTTACAAGAACAAATGAACCATTACATGGATGATCATCAATTGACTGGTGGTATGCATTTGACGATTGATTCAAAACTAGCAGTTGAAGATGTTTCTGTGGCATTTATCGAGTCTTTAAAACTGTTAGCGCCTTTTGGTATGGATAATCCGTTACCGAATTTCTTATTTGAAAAAGTTGCTGTTAGTAATAGTCGGACAATAGGTGCGAATAACCAGCACTTAAAATTTACTTTGACCGATACAGTTAGCCAATTAGATGGTGTTGGCTTTGGTTTTGGTGCGCAAGCGCAAGAATTTCATAGTGATGAATTAAATGTGGTGGGCCAACTATCCATTAACGAATGGAATGGCAAACGAATTCCCCAATTAATGCTAGAAGATTATCAAATCAACACCTTGCAAGTCTTTGATTATCGAGCAAAAAAATACCAACAAGCCCTCCATTTTACTGAACCAACACTATTTGTTAGTTTTTCTGATAAAGCAGCGCAGCAGTGGGAAGCTAAATTAAATCAAAAAGTAACGATTGTTTCTGACAATGCTCCTTTTGATGGAGATGCCCATACAGCGATTGAACAAGTTGTTTTTTTAGATTGTCCGCTGGAATTAGCCATCATGAAAGAAATTGTACAGAGCTTACAAGCATCGCGGGTCTATATTCTTTGCCAAGCAGAAGATGACGCTTATTTAGATGGAATTGGTTCACGCGAGCAATATGCTAAACTATTCAAATTTATTGCTTCACAAGACAAAGTAGATGTACGCTACAAATTGTCAATTGTGGCAGATTACTTAAAAATTCCTCAAAAATTACTTATTTTTATGATTCAAGTGTTTTCTGAGTTGGGTTTTGTTACAATAACGGATGGTGTGATGCGTAAAGTTGATAATCCTGTAAATCATCCATTGACAGAAAGTCGTGTTTATCAAGAACGTGCCAAAAAAATTAAAATAGAAGAATTTTTATTATTGAGCGATCTAGCAACATTAAAAGATTGGCTATCAGTATAG
- a CDS encoding adenine phosphoribosyltransferase: MNLKDYIASIPDYPSKGIIFRDISPLMADGEAYRAATKAIVDYAKEQQIDMVVGPEARGFIVGCPVAFELGVGFAPVRKPGKLPRETIEVSYDLEYGSDTLTLHADAIKPGQRVLICDDLLATGGTIKATIELIEKLGGIVVGCAFLIELMDLHGRNKIEGYDILTLMEY, encoded by the coding sequence ATGAATTTAAAAGATTACATTGCCAGCATTCCCGATTATCCCTCAAAAGGAATTATTTTCCGTGATATTTCGCCGTTAATGGCTGACGGAGAAGCGTATCGCGCTGCAACCAAAGCAATCGTTGATTACGCAAAAGAACAACAAATTGATATGGTTGTCGGACCAGAAGCTCGTGGGTTCATTGTAGGCTGCCCCGTTGCATTTGAATTAGGGGTTGGTTTTGCACCTGTCCGTAAACCAGGAAAGCTACCTCGTGAAACAATTGAAGTATCCTATGACTTAGAGTATGGTAGCGATACGCTAACACTTCATGCGGATGCAATCAAACCGGGACAGCGTGTGTTAATCTGTGATGATCTTTTAGCCACTGGTGGTACAATCAAAGCCACAATTGAATTAATTGAAAAATTAGGTGGTATTGTTGTCGGTTGTGCGTTCTTAATCGAGTTGATGGATTTACATGGACGCAATAAAATTGAAGGATATGACATCTTAACATTAATGGAATACTAA
- a CDS encoding SDR family NAD(P)-dependent oxidoreductase: MNLEDKVVLVTGASTGLGEQICYEAAKQGAIVVVCARRIHLIGQVKERCMELSQKEAYAFQLDIANPDNIESLMNKLKEEVGTVDVLVNNAGFGQFEEFTSFDMAVARNMFEVNVLGMMLLTQKIAIEMLDKQAGHIINIASMAGKMATPKSAVYSATKFAVLGFSNALRLELKPFHIFVTTVNPGPIKTEFFDKADPTGDYLENVGGMILDAQQLAKTIVKQMLRPKREINRPVAMEVAARFYQLFPHLGDYLAGGLFNKK; the protein is encoded by the coding sequence ATGAATTTAGAAGATAAAGTTGTTTTAGTAACCGGAGCGTCGACTGGATTAGGCGAACAGATTTGTTATGAGGCTGCCAAGCAAGGAGCGATTGTGGTTGTTTGCGCGCGTCGTATCCATTTAATTGGCCAAGTCAAAGAGCGGTGTATGGAATTGAGTCAAAAAGAAGCCTATGCCTTTCAACTAGATATTGCGAATCCAGATAATATTGAAAGCTTAATGAATAAATTGAAAGAAGAGGTTGGCACCGTTGATGTGTTAGTTAATAACGCTGGTTTTGGTCAATTTGAAGAATTTACGTCGTTTGATATGGCTGTGGCTCGTAATATGTTTGAAGTCAATGTCTTAGGGATGATGTTATTAACACAAAAAATTGCAATTGAGATGTTAGATAAACAGGCAGGACATATTATCAATATTGCGTCAATGGCAGGAAAAATGGCGACGCCGAAATCAGCAGTTTATTCAGCAACAAAATTTGCCGTGTTAGGTTTTTCTAATGCATTACGTTTAGAATTAAAACCATTTCATATTTTTGTCACAACTGTCAATCCTGGACCGATTAAAACAGAATTTTTTGATAAAGCAGATCCTACAGGTGACTATTTGGAAAATGTAGGTGGGATGATTTTAGACGCCCAACAATTAGCAAAAACAATCGTCAAGCAAATGCTACGTCCAAAACGCGAAATCAATCGTCCAGTAGCTATGGAAGTCGCTGCCCGTTTTTACCAACTCTTTCCACATCTTGGTGATTATTTAGCAGGGGGATTGTTTAATAAAAAATAA
- a CDS encoding DNA-3-methyladenine glycosylase I: protein MKRCDWVKNELDKKYHDTEWGKPLNDEEKLFEMLSLESMQAGLSWSTILKKRASMQAAFDQFDYDQIALYQEEKIVALLNNPGVIRHRKKIEALVNNAQAYLAVQAKYGSFDTFIWQFVDNQPIVNHWQNSQEVPSATELSTIISKQLKQEGFKFLGTTSVYAFMQSIGMVNDHLDTCSFK, encoded by the coding sequence ATGAAACGATGTGATTGGGTAAAAAATGAATTAGATAAGAAATACCATGATACAGAATGGGGAAAACCATTAAATGACGAAGAAAAACTCTTTGAAATGTTGAGTTTGGAAAGTATGCAGGCAGGATTAAGTTGGTCAACGATTTTGAAAAAGAGAGCCAGTATGCAAGCAGCATTCGATCAATTTGATTACGATCAAATTGCACTTTATCAAGAAGAAAAAATTGTTGCTTTACTAAATAATCCTGGTGTGATTCGTCATCGTAAAAAAATTGAAGCACTCGTTAATAATGCACAAGCTTATCTCGCGGTTCAAGCGAAGTATGGTAGCTTTGATACGTTTATTTGGCAGTTTGTAGACAATCAACCCATCGTCAATCATTGGCAAAATAGCCAAGAAGTTCCTTCAGCAACGGAATTATCGACCATTATCAGCAAACAATTAAAACAAGAAGGATTTAAATTTTTAGGAACGACTAGTGTTTATGCTTTTATGCAATCCATTGGTATGGTGAACGACCATTTAGATACTTGTTCCTTTAAATGA
- a CDS encoding GNAT family N-acetyltransferase codes for MKMKIRKMKATDWSRVYDIYRQGMETNLATFDVETLTYEEFNRERLLTGRLVALDKERVIGWTSLKQAYEKIPEYHGVAEVSIYIDEDYQGKGVATHLLQQLVIVSEEAGFWMLEADIFANNTGSIQLHEKCSFRQVGYREKIGKDRFGVWRDSVLMERRSQTVGID; via the coding sequence ATGAAGATGAAAATAAGAAAAATGAAAGCAACCGATTGGTCAAGGGTCTATGACATTTATCGACAAGGAATGGAAACCAATTTAGCCACATTTGATGTTGAAACATTGACTTATGAAGAGTTTAATCGCGAACGTTTATTAACTGGTCGATTAGTTGCTTTAGATAAGGAACGGGTGATTGGCTGGACATCTTTAAAACAAGCGTATGAAAAAATTCCAGAATATCATGGGGTAGCAGAAGTCAGTATTTATATTGACGAAGACTATCAAGGGAAAGGTGTCGCAACACATTTATTGCAACAATTAGTGATTGTCTCAGAAGAAGCTGGCTTCTGGATGTTGGAAGCAGATATTTTTGCCAATAATACAGGAAGTATTCAATTACATGAAAAATGTAGTTTTCGTCAAGTGGGCTACCGAGAAAAAATTGGCAAAGATCGTTTTGGTGTGTGGCGTGATTCTGTATTAATGGAACGCCGTAGTCAAACAGTAGGGATTGATTAG
- a CDS encoding aminoglycoside phosphotransferase family protein gives MLSTIFKRHHLSVITYEEITSGFSMTQKYLLTTHEKQYILKIYPLATFERIQQQRSFLSQHQKNHVHCQLPIFYDTLEQWCYTISEYLAGKSLDRLLPCLSQEKQYELGMQAGQELQKIHLLACPNLHFNWYQARLRKYQQKKEQCAKLGLNFHQKTAIETFIDKHFHLLKESAVCFQHDDFHPQNLLYDNQKIIVLDFDSFDWGDPWEEFFKLPKYTVSVSQAFANGQLMGYFEGNIPQNFWKKYHLFVALNCYASQIGGYQSGNLASVQLRTKKIIQTHYFSNQPPQWFQQKPTS, from the coding sequence ATGTTATCGACTATTTTTAAGCGACATCACTTGTCCGTCATTACTTACGAAGAAATTACTTCTGGTTTTTCAATGACACAAAAGTATCTTTTAACAACTCATGAAAAACAATATATACTAAAAATTTATCCACTCGCTACATTTGAACGTATCCAACAACAACGAAGCTTTCTCAGCCAGCACCAAAAAAATCATGTACACTGTCAACTGCCTATCTTTTATGACACACTTGAACAGTGGTGTTACACTATTTCTGAATATCTAGCAGGTAAATCATTAGACCGTTTGCTTCCATGTCTTAGTCAAGAAAAACAATATGAATTAGGAATGCAAGCGGGACAAGAGTTGCAAAAAATTCATTTACTCGCTTGCCCAAATCTTCATTTTAATTGGTACCAAGCACGGCTTAGAAAGTATCAGCAGAAAAAAGAACAATGCGCCAAACTAGGATTGAATTTTCATCAGAAAACAGCAATTGAGACGTTTATTGACAAGCATTTTCATTTATTAAAAGAAAGCGCAGTATGTTTCCAACACGATGATTTTCATCCTCAAAATTTACTCTATGATAATCAAAAAATAATTGTGCTTGATTTCGATTCCTTTGATTGGGGCGATCCATGGGAAGAGTTTTTTAAATTGCCCAAATATACTGTTTCCGTTAGTCAAGCATTTGCTAATGGCCAATTAATGGGATATTTTGAGGGAAACATTCCCCAAAATTTTTGGAAAAAATATCATTTATTTGTTGCTTTAAATTGTTACGCTAGCCAAATTGGTGGGTATCAATCAGGAAATCTAGCTTCTGTACAATTACGAACAAAAAAAATTATTCAAACCCACTATTTTTCAAATCAACCACCGCAATGGTTTCAACAAAAACCCACCTCTTAG